One window of the Arthrobacter sp. D5-1 genome contains the following:
- a CDS encoding GntR family transcriptional regulator — protein sequence MAFGTLAIAGEDTRKSLADLAYERLRDRLLMLDIKPGDLLNDDQLAKDLEIGRTPVREALKRLELDRLVITYPRRGTFATRVEVTDLAFISEIRAQLEPLAAARAARVASPATRQHLRDVMQAVEAFDVSAASVVETLRLDASVHQGIYAAAANPHLEDVLIRYDNLATRIWCMVLDRLPNLEHHVREHLDLLRAVIDGDEEKAAELARVHVSGFEQAVRQALFAA from the coding sequence GTGGCTTTTGGAACTCTGGCAATCGCCGGCGAAGACACGAGGAAGTCTTTGGCTGACCTCGCCTACGAACGCCTCCGGGATCGCCTCCTGATGCTGGACATCAAGCCCGGCGACCTCCTCAACGACGATCAGCTTGCCAAGGACCTGGAGATAGGCCGGACGCCGGTGCGCGAGGCCTTGAAGCGTTTGGAACTGGACCGGCTGGTCATCACCTATCCGCGGCGGGGCACGTTCGCCACCCGCGTGGAAGTAACGGACCTGGCTTTCATCTCCGAGATTCGGGCGCAGTTGGAGCCACTGGCTGCCGCAAGGGCGGCCCGGGTTGCTTCACCTGCCACCAGGCAGCATCTGCGGGATGTCATGCAGGCGGTGGAAGCTTTCGATGTCAGCGCTGCTTCGGTAGTGGAAACGCTGCGGCTCGATGCCAGTGTCCACCAGGGGATCTACGCGGCTGCTGCGAATCCCCATCTTGAAGACGTCCTGATCCGCTATGACAACCTGGCCACGCGGATCTGGTGCATGGTCCTGGACCGGCTGCCCAATCTGGAGCACCACGTGCGCGAACACCTTGATCTGCTGCGGGCTGTTATTGACGGCGATGAGGAGAAGGCGGCTGAGTTGGCCCGGGTTCACGTGAGTGGTTTTGAGCAGGCAGTGCGTCAGGCGCTTTTCGCGGCCTAG
- the pdxS gene encoding pyridoxal 5'-phosphate synthase lyase subunit PdxS — MGSSRVKRGMAEMLKGGVIMDVVNVEQARIAEDAGAVAVMALERVPADIRAQGGVSRMSDPDMIDAIIAAVSIPVMAKARIGHFVEAQVLQSLGVDYIDESEVLTPADYINHIDKWNFTVPFVCGATNLGEALRRINEGAAMIRSKGEAGTGDVSNATGHMRKIRSEIAKLAALPEDELYVAAKELQAPYELVKEVAATGKLPVVLFTAGGIATPADAAMMMQLGADGVFVGSGIFKSGNPAERAAAVVNATAYYDDPDVIAKVSRGLGEAMVGINVDDIPQPHRLAERGW, encoded by the coding sequence ATGGGCAGCAGCCGCGTTAAGCGGGGCATGGCTGAGATGCTCAAGGGCGGCGTCATCATGGACGTCGTTAACGTCGAACAGGCCCGCATCGCCGAGGATGCCGGTGCCGTGGCTGTCATGGCGCTCGAACGTGTCCCGGCCGATATCCGCGCCCAGGGCGGCGTGTCCCGCATGTCCGATCCCGACATGATCGATGCCATCATCGCCGCCGTGTCCATCCCGGTCATGGCCAAGGCCCGCATCGGCCACTTCGTCGAAGCCCAGGTCCTGCAGTCCCTCGGTGTTGACTACATCGACGAGTCCGAGGTCCTGACCCCGGCGGACTACATCAACCACATCGACAAGTGGAACTTCACCGTTCCCTTCGTCTGTGGTGCCACCAACCTTGGTGAGGCATTGCGCCGCATCAACGAGGGCGCGGCGATGATCCGTTCCAAGGGCGAGGCCGGTACCGGTGATGTTTCCAACGCCACCGGGCACATGCGCAAGATCCGTTCGGAGATCGCCAAGCTCGCTGCCCTTCCCGAGGACGAGCTCTACGTTGCGGCCAAGGAGCTGCAGGCCCCGTACGAGCTGGTCAAGGAAGTTGCCGCCACCGGCAAGCTCCCCGTGGTGCTGTTCACCGCCGGCGGCATCGCCACCCCGGCTGATGCTGCCATGATGATGCAGCTCGGCGCCGACGGTGTGTTCGTTGGTTCCGGTATCTTCAAGTCGGGCAACCCGGCCGAGCGCGCCGCCGCCGTCGTGAACGCTACGGCCTATTACGACGATCCGGATGTCATCGCCAAGGTCTCCCGCGGCTTGGGCGAAGCCATGGTGGGCATCAACGTCGACGACATTCCCCAGCCCCACCGCCTCGCAGAGCGCGGCTGGTAA
- a CDS encoding FAD-dependent oxidoreductase, which produces MASTPRIVIIGAGIVGTNLADELVTRGWNNITVLDQGPLNMPGGSTSHAPGLVFQTNPSKSMALFAKYTVEKLLSLTEDGQSCFNQVGGLEVATNETRLADLKRKLGYAQSWGIDGKILTREECKELYPLINEEDILGGLHVPTDGLALAARAVQLLIKRTEAAGVKYIGNTEVTGIEQSNRRVTGVETAEGVIPADIVVSCAGFWGAKVGELIGMSVPLLPLAHQYVKTTPVPAQKGKNELPNGAQLPILRHQDQDLYYREHGDRYGIGSYAHRPMPVDLDELGSYEPSSISEHNMPSRLDFTLEDFLPAWEASKQILPALRESEIEDGFNGIFSFTPDGGSLVGESKEVDGFFVAEAVWVTHSAGIARAVAELLVDGKSQIDLGDCDIHRFEEVQLTPEYVSETSQQNFVEIYDVMHPLQPKLSPRNLRVSPFHARHKQLGGYFLEGAGWERPYWFEANAELLKEMPDDWQPPARDAWSGMFSSPIAAAEAWKTRTAVAMYDMTPLKRLEVSGPGALKLLQELTTGDLAKKPGAVTYTLLLDEAGGIRSDITVARLSEDTFQLGANGNIDTAYFERAARHQTQNGTAGDWVQVRDTTGGTCCIGLWGPLARDLIGTVSNDDFSNDGLKYFRSKKVTIGGVTVTAMRLSYVGELGWELYTSADNGQRLWDALWKAGQPFGVIAAGRAAFSSLRLEKGYRSWGTDMTTEHDPYEAGLGFAVKMTKENFIGKAALEGRTEEGSARRLRCLTVDDGRSLVLGKEPVFYKDQAVGYVTSAAYGYSVRKPIAYAYLPAAVSIGDSVEIEYFGRRIQATVTQDPLYDPTMSRLRG; this is translated from the coding sequence ATGGCATCCACGCCCCGCATTGTCATCATCGGAGCCGGGATCGTCGGCACCAACCTCGCCGACGAACTGGTCACCCGCGGATGGAACAACATCACTGTCCTGGACCAGGGACCCTTGAACATGCCCGGCGGCTCCACGTCCCACGCGCCGGGCCTGGTCTTCCAGACCAACCCGTCAAAGTCCATGGCCCTCTTTGCCAAGTACACGGTGGAAAAACTCCTGTCCCTCACCGAGGACGGCCAAAGCTGCTTCAACCAAGTGGGCGGCCTTGAAGTTGCCACGAATGAGACGCGCCTGGCTGACCTGAAACGCAAGCTCGGCTACGCACAATCGTGGGGCATCGACGGCAAGATCCTCACCCGCGAGGAATGCAAGGAGCTCTACCCCCTGATCAATGAGGAAGACATCCTGGGCGGCCTCCACGTTCCCACCGATGGCCTGGCGCTTGCCGCCCGCGCCGTGCAACTGCTCATCAAGCGCACCGAAGCTGCCGGCGTGAAGTACATCGGGAACACCGAGGTCACCGGAATTGAGCAGTCGAACCGCCGCGTAACCGGCGTCGAGACCGCCGAAGGCGTCATCCCGGCGGACATCGTGGTTTCCTGCGCCGGCTTCTGGGGCGCCAAGGTGGGCGAGTTGATCGGGATGTCCGTTCCGCTCCTGCCGCTGGCACACCAGTACGTCAAGACCACGCCGGTTCCCGCCCAAAAGGGCAAGAACGAACTGCCCAACGGCGCCCAGCTTCCCATCCTGCGCCACCAGGACCAGGACCTCTACTACCGCGAGCACGGCGACCGTTACGGCATCGGCTCCTACGCGCACCGCCCCATGCCGGTGGATCTGGATGAGCTGGGCAGCTACGAGCCAAGCAGCATCAGCGAGCACAACATGCCCTCCCGCCTGGACTTCACCCTGGAAGACTTCCTTCCCGCGTGGGAAGCAAGCAAGCAGATCCTGCCGGCACTGCGGGAAAGCGAGATCGAGGATGGCTTCAATGGCATCTTCTCCTTCACCCCGGACGGCGGCTCACTGGTGGGCGAGTCCAAGGAAGTGGACGGGTTCTTCGTGGCCGAGGCCGTGTGGGTTACCCACTCCGCCGGCATTGCCCGCGCCGTGGCCGAACTGCTGGTGGACGGAAAGTCGCAGATTGATCTGGGAGACTGCGACATCCACCGTTTCGAAGAGGTCCAGCTGACCCCCGAATACGTCAGCGAAACGTCCCAGCAGAACTTCGTGGAAATCTACGATGTGATGCACCCGCTCCAGCCCAAGCTCTCCCCCCGCAACCTTCGCGTCAGCCCCTTCCATGCCCGCCACAAGCAGTTGGGCGGCTACTTCCTGGAAGGCGCCGGCTGGGAGCGCCCGTACTGGTTCGAAGCCAACGCCGAGCTCCTCAAGGAAATGCCGGACGACTGGCAGCCCCCGGCCCGTGACGCTTGGTCTGGAATGTTCAGCTCGCCCATCGCCGCAGCCGAGGCCTGGAAGACCCGTACCGCAGTTGCCATGTACGACATGACGCCGCTGAAGCGCCTTGAAGTTTCCGGCCCGGGAGCCCTGAAGTTGCTGCAGGAACTGACCACCGGCGACTTGGCCAAGAAGCCCGGCGCGGTCACGTACACGCTCCTTCTGGACGAGGCCGGCGGCATCCGAAGCGACATCACGGTGGCCCGCCTCAGCGAAGACACCTTCCAGCTGGGCGCCAACGGCAACATCGACACCGCCTACTTCGAGCGCGCAGCCCGGCACCAGACCCAAAACGGCACCGCCGGCGACTGGGTCCAGGTCCGCGACACCACCGGCGGCACCTGCTGCATCGGTTTGTGGGGTCCGTTGGCCCGTGACCTCATCGGCACTGTCAGCAACGATGACTTCAGCAATGACGGCCTGAAGTACTTCCGGTCCAAGAAGGTCACTATTGGAGGCGTCACCGTCACCGCGATGCGCCTGTCCTACGTAGGCGAACTCGGCTGGGAGCTCTACACCAGCGCGGACAACGGGCAGCGCCTCTGGGATGCTTTGTGGAAGGCCGGCCAGCCGTTCGGCGTCATCGCCGCGGGACGTGCCGCCTTCAGCTCCCTGCGACTCGAAAAGGGCTACCGTTCCTGGGGCACGGACATGACCACCGAGCACGATCCCTATGAAGCGGGTCTTGGGTTTGCCGTGAAGATGACCAAGGAGAACTTCATTGGCAAGGCCGCACTGGAAGGACGCACCGAGGAAGGCTCGGCCCGTCGCCTGCGCTGCCTGACGGTCGACGACGGCAGGAGCCTGGTGCTGGGCAAGGAACCGGTGTTCTATAAGGACCAAGCAGTGGGTTACGTGACCAGCGCCGCTTACGGTTACTCGGTCCGGAAGCCGATTGCCTACGCGTACCTGCCCGCTGCAGTATCAATCGGAGACTCCGTGGAAATCGAGTATTTCGGCCGCCGCATCCAGGCGACCGTGACGCAGGATCCGCTGTACGACCCCACCATGAGCAGGCTCCGCGGCTAA
- a CDS encoding cyclodeaminase/cyclohydrolase family protein, with the protein MISSETINDYLSRLASRQPTPGGGAAAALHAAQGAALVAMVARYTTGPKYEQHAALVARITSAADHLIIEALRLADADEHAFQSVIDSYKLPSDTEQLKATKADAIRDALVQAAHTPAQLIKVSGEVVDLATELFDVANPSVISDVAAAADAARAAATTARVNIDINVVAIKDTAARTRLADQTDGLEDKVVLAADSLVKRVRERILS; encoded by the coding sequence ATGATCAGCTCAGAAACCATCAATGACTACCTTTCCCGGCTCGCCTCACGTCAGCCGACCCCCGGTGGCGGCGCAGCTGCGGCCCTGCATGCGGCACAGGGTGCTGCCTTGGTGGCCATGGTGGCCAGATACACCACAGGACCAAAATATGAGCAGCACGCGGCACTCGTCGCCAGGATCACCAGCGCAGCCGACCACTTGATCATTGAGGCATTGCGTCTGGCGGACGCCGACGAACACGCGTTCCAGTCCGTCATCGATTCCTACAAGCTGCCCTCCGACACCGAGCAGCTCAAGGCAACAAAGGCCGACGCCATCCGGGACGCCCTGGTCCAGGCCGCCCACACACCGGCCCAGCTCATCAAGGTTTCCGGTGAGGTGGTGGACCTCGCCACCGAACTTTTCGACGTGGCCAACCCCAGCGTCATCAGCGACGTCGCAGCGGCAGCAGATGCAGCCCGCGCTGCCGCCACCACTGCCCGGGTCAACATTGACATCAACGTGGTGGCCATCAAAGACACCGCAGCCCGCACACGTTTAGCGGACCAGACGGATGGCCTTGAAGACAAAGTTGTCCTGGCCGCCGACTCCCTGGTCAAGCGTGTGCGCGAAAGGATCCTCTCATGA
- a CDS encoding tetrahydrofolate dehydrogenase/cyclohydrolase catalytic domain-containing protein: protein MTTAVLSGKGLASLIRQQAQDEARSLGSDGMRPTLAVVVATEDESTLWYVRSIERSAERAGIGCRIVDLGHDASEQALANVLADLSAEPTVHGIILQTPLPAAVRADRLVGLISPEKDIDGANPLSLGRLAVGQPAFAPATARAVVELLDHFEIPVAGRNVTVVGRSAVVGKPLSLLLLERDATVTICHSKSGPLERHTRPADVVVVAAGRTGLLKGSDVSPEAVVIDVGTNVLPDGSLVGDVDEASVTGVAAGLSPVPGGVGSVTTALLLLHTAEAARQQSPAALLTASSSRI, encoded by the coding sequence ATGACCACTGCAGTTCTTTCCGGCAAGGGACTCGCTTCCCTGATCCGGCAGCAAGCCCAGGACGAGGCCCGCAGCCTGGGCTCCGATGGAATGCGGCCCACCCTCGCTGTTGTGGTGGCTACGGAGGACGAGTCAACGCTCTGGTACGTCCGTTCGATCGAGCGTTCAGCAGAACGCGCAGGAATTGGATGCAGGATTGTTGATCTTGGCCACGACGCCAGCGAACAAGCATTGGCCAATGTCCTGGCCGACCTCAGCGCGGAGCCGACCGTCCACGGCATCATCCTCCAAACTCCCCTGCCTGCCGCCGTTCGGGCAGACCGGTTGGTGGGGCTCATCTCCCCGGAGAAGGACATCGACGGCGCCAATCCCCTCAGCCTCGGCCGCCTGGCTGTTGGCCAACCGGCATTCGCGCCGGCTACCGCGCGGGCGGTGGTGGAACTGCTGGACCACTTCGAGATCCCGGTTGCGGGCCGGAACGTCACCGTCGTCGGACGTTCCGCCGTGGTGGGCAAGCCGCTGTCCCTGCTCCTGTTGGAGCGGGACGCGACCGTCACCATCTGCCATTCCAAGTCGGGACCGCTGGAACGCCATACCCGGCCCGCCGACGTCGTGGTTGTTGCCGCCGGGCGCACCGGGCTGCTGAAGGGCAGTGATGTCTCACCGGAGGCGGTAGTGATCGACGTCGGAACAAACGTCCTGCCCGACGGTTCGCTGGTGGGAGACGTCGACGAAGCCAGTGTCACCGGAGTCGCCGCCGGCCTGAGTCCGGTTCCGGGCGGTGTGGGGTCGGTGACCACAGCACTGTTGCTGCTTCACACAGCGGAAGCCGCCCGGCAGCAGTCCCCCGCCGCGCTGCTGACTGCTTCCAGTTCCCGGATCTGA
- the purU gene encoding formyltetrahydrofolate deformylase — translation MTLMATDSPVSTLPTPELLKEEQAQKFVLTLSCVERAGIVQAVTTFLFERGFNIEEHQQFDDGLRQTLHLRTAFSGPLSYSPERLEEEFSAIADRFEMKFSFHDQTKKRVLVMVSKFGHCLNDLIFRWRGGSLGGDLVVVVSNHETHRAMAEAAGLPFVYIPVTPDTKAEAEQRLLDLVEEYNADLVVLARYMQVLSDDLCRALEGRAINIHHSFLPGFKGARPYHQAYDRGVKLVGATAHYVTADLDEGPIIEQEVIRVDHSYGPTTLSTVGQDAEALALSRAVRWHCEHRVLLDQTSTVVFR, via the coding sequence ATGACCCTCATGGCGACAGACTCACCGGTAAGCACACTACCCACGCCCGAATTGCTCAAAGAAGAGCAAGCACAGAAGTTCGTACTCACATTGTCGTGCGTCGAACGCGCCGGGATCGTTCAGGCAGTCACCACCTTCCTGTTTGAGCGCGGCTTCAACATCGAAGAACACCAACAGTTCGACGACGGCCTCCGCCAGACATTGCACCTGCGGACCGCTTTCTCGGGCCCGCTGTCCTACTCGCCGGAACGGCTTGAAGAGGAGTTCAGCGCGATTGCCGACCGTTTCGAGATGAAGTTCAGCTTCCATGACCAGACCAAAAAGCGGGTCCTGGTGATGGTGTCCAAGTTTGGGCACTGCTTGAACGACCTCATCTTCCGCTGGCGCGGCGGCAGCCTTGGCGGCGACCTCGTCGTGGTTGTTTCCAACCACGAGACCCACCGGGCCATGGCTGAAGCCGCAGGCTTGCCTTTCGTCTACATTCCCGTCACCCCTGACACCAAGGCAGAGGCTGAACAGCGCCTTCTGGACCTGGTGGAGGAGTACAACGCGGACCTCGTGGTGCTGGCACGCTACATGCAGGTCCTCTCCGACGATCTTTGCCGCGCCCTTGAGGGCCGCGCCATCAACATCCACCACTCATTCCTGCCCGGCTTCAAGGGCGCCCGCCCCTACCACCAGGCCTATGACCGCGGCGTGAAGCTGGTGGGTGCCACTGCCCACTACGTCACCGCGGACCTGGACGAGGGACCGATCATCGAGCAGGAAGTCATCCGCGTCGATCACAGCTACGGCCCCACGACCCTCTCAACCGTGGGCCAGGATGCCGAAGCCCTGGCATTGTCCCGCGCCGTCAGGTGGCATTGCGAACACCGCGTGCTGCTGGACCAGACCAGCACCGTGGTTTTCCGCTAA
- a CDS encoding FdhF/YdeP family oxidoreductase yields MHSKAPRENIDESKLTVSKPKTKAVGIPAVANALKISLEQMGPLRSVQTLLAVNQLDGFDCMGCAWPEHEKRNAAEFCENGAKAVAEEATRRRVTPEFFAQHSVAELKTRDDFWLGQQGRITHPMFLDEGATHYKPIGWDAAYDLMAEELRGMDHPDQAVFYTSGRTSNEAAFVYQLLVRGIGTNNLPDCSNMCHESSGSALVETIGIGKGSVSLTDLETASLIFVAGQNPGTNHPRMLSALEKAKKNGAVIVSVNPLPEAGLLHFENPQHVAGMIQGTQLTDDFLQIRAGGDQALFQGLGKYLVEAEAAGRNTPGLQTVLDHNFIENHTVGLNDYLRFLEKVEWDDIVEASGLTLEQIQATGERMLASNATIVCWAMGLTQHKHSVPTLRDVVNVLLLQGNIGKPGAGVCPVRGHSNVQGDRTMGIFEKMPETFHDRLDQEFGFRSPREHGFDTVAAIRAMRDGKVRFFMGMGGNFVRAAPDSEVTELALANTRLSVQISTKLNHSHLSTGRRALILPTLGRTEKDTQRTGDQRVTVEDSMSAVHASRGRLKPASDHLHSEVAIVCNLADRLFTDGHQRLPNTPQASWLAMRDDYTLIRKHIEAVFDGFEDFEARIQHPGGFVLPHPPRDARKFDTASGKAHFTGNELEFIKVPPGRLVLQTLRSHDQYNTTIYGKDDRYRGIHGGRRVVLINAEDITELGFADGDMVHLISEFQGTDRRAENFRLVAYSTPKGCAAAYYPETNVLVPLDSVADTSGTPTSKSVIIRLEKA; encoded by the coding sequence ATGCATTCCAAAGCTCCACGCGAGAACATTGATGAGTCGAAGCTGACCGTTAGCAAACCCAAGACCAAGGCCGTGGGCATCCCGGCTGTTGCCAATGCCTTAAAGATTTCGCTGGAACAGATGGGGCCGCTCCGCAGCGTCCAGACCCTGCTGGCAGTGAACCAGTTGGACGGGTTCGACTGCATGGGTTGCGCCTGGCCTGAGCATGAGAAGCGCAATGCGGCAGAATTCTGCGAGAACGGTGCCAAGGCCGTAGCCGAGGAAGCCACCCGCCGCCGCGTCACGCCGGAGTTCTTCGCTCAGCATTCCGTTGCCGAGCTCAAGACCCGGGATGATTTCTGGTTGGGCCAGCAAGGCCGGATTACCCATCCGATGTTCCTCGATGAAGGCGCAACGCATTACAAACCCATCGGCTGGGATGCAGCGTATGACCTCATGGCCGAGGAGCTTCGGGGGATGGACCACCCCGATCAGGCGGTGTTTTACACCTCCGGCCGCACGTCCAATGAAGCAGCATTCGTGTACCAGTTGCTGGTTCGCGGCATTGGTACGAACAATCTCCCGGACTGTTCCAACATGTGCCACGAGTCCTCCGGCTCAGCGCTGGTGGAAACCATCGGCATTGGCAAGGGCTCTGTCAGCCTGACGGACCTGGAAACGGCGTCACTGATTTTTGTTGCAGGCCAGAACCCCGGCACCAACCACCCGCGTATGCTCAGTGCCCTGGAAAAGGCAAAGAAGAACGGCGCGGTCATCGTGTCCGTCAACCCCCTTCCCGAGGCCGGGCTCCTGCACTTCGAGAACCCGCAACATGTGGCCGGCATGATTCAAGGGACCCAGCTGACGGATGACTTCCTGCAGATCCGCGCCGGCGGGGACCAGGCCCTTTTCCAAGGTCTTGGCAAATATCTGGTGGAAGCCGAAGCCGCCGGACGGAACACCCCGGGACTGCAAACGGTGCTGGACCACAACTTCATTGAGAACCACACGGTGGGCCTCAACGACTACCTGCGTTTCCTGGAAAAGGTGGAGTGGGATGACATTGTGGAGGCATCGGGCCTGACTCTGGAGCAGATCCAGGCAACCGGAGAGCGGATGCTCGCATCCAACGCCACCATTGTGTGCTGGGCCATGGGACTGACCCAGCACAAGCATTCCGTTCCTACCCTCCGCGATGTGGTCAACGTCCTGCTGCTCCAGGGCAACATCGGAAAGCCCGGCGCAGGCGTCTGCCCGGTGCGCGGCCACTCCAACGTCCAAGGTGACCGAACCATGGGCATCTTCGAAAAAATGCCGGAGACGTTCCACGACCGGCTGGACCAGGAATTCGGGTTCCGCTCTCCACGGGAGCACGGCTTTGACACCGTGGCAGCCATCCGGGCAATGCGCGACGGGAAAGTCCGTTTCTTCATGGGAATGGGCGGCAACTTCGTCCGGGCCGCCCCCGACTCGGAGGTTACCGAGCTGGCCTTGGCCAACACCCGGTTGAGTGTCCAGATCTCCACGAAACTGAACCACTCCCACCTGTCCACCGGACGCCGGGCATTGATCCTGCCCACCCTGGGACGCACCGAGAAAGATACCCAGCGCACAGGCGATCAACGGGTCACCGTGGAAGATTCCATGAGCGCCGTTCACGCATCACGGGGACGCCTCAAGCCCGCCAGTGACCACCTCCACTCCGAAGTGGCGATCGTCTGCAACCTTGCGGACAGGCTGTTCACAGACGGCCACCAACGCCTGCCCAACACACCGCAGGCCTCATGGCTGGCCATGCGGGACGACTACACCCTGATCCGGAAGCACATCGAAGCCGTGTTTGACGGTTTTGAGGACTTCGAGGCGCGGATCCAGCATCCTGGCGGCTTTGTGCTCCCCCACCCGCCACGCGATGCCAGGAAGTTCGACACCGCGTCCGGGAAGGCGCACTTCACAGGCAACGAACTGGAGTTCATTAAGGTCCCTCCCGGCCGGTTGGTCCTTCAAACCCTGCGCTCCCACGACCAGTACAACACCACCATTTACGGCAAGGACGACCGCTACCGCGGCATCCACGGTGGCCGTCGGGTGGTGTTGATCAACGCGGAGGACATCACCGAACTGGGATTTGCCGACGGGGACATGGTCCACTTGATCTCCGAATTCCAAGGAACGGACCGCCGGGCCGAGAACTTCCGTCTCGTGGCCTATTCGACGCCCAAGGGGTGCGCCGCCGCCTACTACCCGGAAACCAACGTCCTGGTGCCCCTCGATTCCGTAGCGGATACCAGTGGGACACCCACATCGAAGTCCGTGATCATCAGGCTGGAGAAAGCCTAG
- the fdhA gene encoding formaldehyde dehydrogenase, glutathione-independent — protein sequence MSGNRAVAYKEPGVVEIIDTDYPTFELKDGPGVNPANVGRKVPHGAILRTVTTNICGSDQHMVRGRTTAPQDLVLGHEITGEVVEVGPDVEFIKVGDIVSVPFNISCGRCRNCKEQKTGICLNVNPDRPGSAYGYVDMGGWVGGQAEFVLVPYADWNLLRFPDRDQALEKIMDLTMLSDIFPTGFHGAVTAGVGVGSTVYVAGAGPVGLAAAVGAQLLGAAVVIVGDMNEDRLAQARSFGCETVNVSNGDPKEQIAQILGVPEVDCGVDAVGFEARGHGKDASHEAPATVLNSLMDITAAGGSLGIPGLYVTGDPGGIDEAAKHGSLSLSLGTGWAKSLSFTTGQCPVMKYNRQLMMAILHDKVQIAKAVNAQAIPLEDAPRGYAEFDAGAATKFVLNPNGYVKA from the coding sequence ATGTCAGGAAACAGAGCAGTCGCCTACAAGGAACCCGGTGTCGTGGAGATCATCGACACTGACTACCCAACGTTTGAGCTTAAAGACGGGCCGGGCGTCAACCCCGCAAACGTGGGGCGGAAAGTGCCACACGGCGCGATCCTCCGCACCGTGACCACCAACATCTGCGGTTCGGACCAGCACATGGTCCGTGGCCGCACCACAGCTCCACAGGACCTGGTGCTCGGCCACGAAATCACCGGCGAAGTGGTGGAGGTGGGACCAGACGTCGAGTTCATCAAGGTGGGTGACATCGTCTCGGTGCCGTTCAATATCTCCTGCGGCCGCTGCCGGAACTGCAAGGAGCAGAAGACCGGGATCTGCCTCAACGTCAACCCCGACCGCCCCGGCAGCGCCTACGGCTACGTGGACATGGGAGGCTGGGTGGGCGGCCAGGCAGAGTTTGTGCTGGTTCCCTACGCTGACTGGAACCTGCTGCGCTTCCCGGACCGCGATCAGGCGCTTGAGAAGATCATGGACTTGACCATGCTCTCCGACATCTTCCCCACGGGTTTCCATGGCGCCGTCACCGCCGGCGTCGGCGTGGGTTCCACGGTGTATGTCGCAGGTGCCGGGCCCGTGGGCCTTGCTGCCGCCGTCGGCGCCCAACTGCTGGGCGCCGCCGTCGTGATAGTGGGCGATATGAACGAAGACCGACTGGCGCAGGCGCGCTCCTTCGGCTGTGAAACCGTCAATGTGTCCAATGGCGACCCCAAGGAACAGATCGCGCAGATCCTCGGTGTTCCCGAGGTGGACTGTGGCGTGGATGCTGTGGGCTTCGAAGCCCGCGGTCACGGCAAGGACGCCTCCCACGAGGCCCCCGCCACCGTGCTGAACTCCCTCATGGACATCACGGCCGCCGGCGGATCCCTGGGCATCCCCGGGCTCTATGTCACCGGCGACCCGGGCGGAATCGACGAAGCCGCGAAGCACGGCTCCCTCTCGCTGTCCCTTGGTACCGGCTGGGCCAAGTCCTTGTCCTTCACCACTGGACAATGCCCGGTCATGAAGTACAACCGTCAATTGATGATGGCCATCCTGCATGACAAGGTCCAGATCGCCAAGGCAGTCAACGCCCAGGCGATCCCGCTCGAGGACGCTCCCCGCGGCTACGCTGAATTCGACGCCGGAGCGGCAACAAAGTTCGTCCTGAACCCCAACGGTTACGTGAAGGCCTAA